A genomic stretch from Pseudomonadota bacterium includes:
- a CDS encoding NAD-dependent deacetylase — protein sequence MCRTVKTMGARARSLASDRRVILEEAALMSTDAIDEMAACVAGAQRIVVMTGAGISTASGIPDFRGNEGFWTRHQPVYYQDFKRFEDKRAEYWRYKLEFWRAFGGAKPNAAHLALTRLEQRGQLHALITQNIDGLHLAAGSSPERVIEIHGTNAEAECIACDVRVDPVPLFEAFEATGTVPRCACGAPMKLATISFGQSLDADRLRRASRVAAEADLFLSLGSSLTVEPAASIALIAQQRGTPYGVVSRGETGHDHVATWRIDADLAEVLPRIVG from the coding sequence ATGTGCCGAACCGTGAAGACGATGGGCGCGCGAGCTCGGTCTCTGGCCTCTGATCGGCGCGTTATTCTCGAGGAGGCGGCGCTCATGTCGACAGATGCGATTGACGAGATGGCAGCTTGCGTCGCGGGGGCGCAGCGCATCGTGGTGATGACGGGGGCGGGCATCTCCACCGCCTCGGGCATTCCCGATTTTCGCGGAAACGAAGGCTTCTGGACCCGCCATCAGCCAGTCTACTATCAAGACTTCAAGCGATTCGAAGACAAGCGCGCCGAGTACTGGCGCTACAAGCTCGAGTTCTGGCGCGCCTTCGGTGGCGCGAAGCCCAATGCCGCCCACCTCGCGCTGACGAGGCTCGAGCAGCGCGGGCAGCTTCACGCGCTCATCACGCAGAACATCGATGGGCTGCACCTTGCCGCGGGGAGCTCACCCGAGCGCGTCATCGAGATTCATGGGACCAACGCCGAGGCCGAGTGCATCGCGTGCGACGTTCGTGTCGACCCGGTACCGCTGTTCGAGGCGTTCGAGGCCACGGGCACGGTTCCGCGCTGCGCGTGCGGGGCTCCGATGAAGCTGGCCACCATCTCGTTCGGGCAGTCGCTCGATGCCGATCGGCTGCGTCGCGCCTCTCGTGTGGCGGCCGAAGCTGATCTCTTCCTCTCGCTGGGGAGCAGCCTCACCGTCGAGCCCGCGGCGTCGATCGCGCTCATCGCCCAGCAGCGCGGCACGCCCTACGGGGTTGTCAGCCGCGGGGAGACCGGGCACGATCACGTGGCCACGTGGCGCATCGATG